The sequence ATATGTACTTAATTCCCTCAAAACCTATGTTACATGGCCAAATATTGTTAACATACAAACATAttaatttggatttaactaATGGAATGTACAAACACAAGTCAAACCAACAAACAGAACATATAATGCAATTATATACAGATTAGACACATTTCAGCCACCAGAAACAATATCTTATGGGGAGGTTACTCTTCTTTCTGTTTCACATTTGTATACTGTGTCCTCCTGATCTTTCCACTTGATCTCCCTGACAAGATTCCCTTCTTATTCTCACTCAAATGCAGGATAATCCAGATTATAACTAATACTGGATCCACTAATGCCGataatacaaagaaaaacatttatagCTGTAGTGTTAACACCATCAGATTATAGACAGTTTGTTTCATGATGGTTAAAAATGACATGAATCAGTCTGTTAACATGGGAACACAGTGAAGTACATTCCTTTAGAATCACACCCAAATCCGTgcatatttacattacattttaagcaCTTTGTTCTAACACAGCGTCAGATAATGAGTGAGCAGGTAGGGGTGTCGGCATTTCAGCAGGATACAAGGTTGTTGCGACACTGGCTGCTGCAGGGATCAAATTTGGTTCTTGTTGTAATAAGATGATGTGTGTTAGCTGGTTTTGCCATCTgtctaaaaacatttaaagtaaggCTTCAATGTAGTGTATTTAAGCACACATTTCTGCAGCAGAACAGGAGAAAAGTTAAAATCAAGCAGCATGATCGTAATGTCAGCATTCATTACAAAACAGGGAGACAAatgtgtaacacacacacacaaaataaaaaaggacaagagCTACATCATCAGAatgaacaaacatttaaaattaaatgatgaGAAAAAAGTGCAATTTGTCTATGATTAGAAGTCGGAGATGGAGTCCTGCAATCCAATAGCCAAGAACATATTTAAATCAAAAGGAAAATGATGTCCTATCTATATGTTACAAGATCACAGATACAACTACACAATGTCTATTTGCTAGATCATGCTtgatcagaaaaaaataaaatgaaggtATATAATTAGTGGCAGTGCATGTTGTTCTAACTTGGAGTAATGAATCTGAATGGTAGCCCAATCCTgattttgaaaaacaataaaattctTCAATAATTtctcttaaatgttttttttttttttaagaaataaataaattagtagaaattaaataaataaaacctacAGCCTTCACGTAAAATGTAAAATCCTTCTCGACCAAACGCCTGTTGTAGAACACTGATGAAATGAAAACTGGGCAGTCAAAGCAATAGTGacttttcattttctgttaCAGAGAGAACTGTTCAAGAGCAAGTGAAGGTTTTTAGGCTGTTTTGTCAGCAAAGTTAGACTTCTTAAAATGGTGTCCGATTTATATTAATATCTAAGCTTTAGAGCTGcgagataataaataaaaacaaacaaaaataaacattaaggTACCCTTCCATTTTTGAGGTTCTTACACATGTACATTGCAATGAAATACATTCAACCAATGTCTTGACAGACACTATGGCCTTGGAAAGGAAACGTGTCACCATCACAAGTGCTATCCAGTTTACTCTTTAAACACCGCCGCTTTCTCAGGGGCGAAATCAACTCAGTAGTGTAATACTGACAGTTTCTTATTTCCATCCTCAAAAATTTCACATCACCGTGGATAGGCATTCAGTAATGCAACActgtcatcataaaaaaaacacgtaACTGCATTTTTGTTTCTCTATTATCAAAGCCATGGTTGACATGATATGCTGTAATGTATGTATCAAGTTACAAACCCAtggtgtgatttaaaaaaatacatgggTGTCAATAAAAGCTAAAATCTTTGCATGTACAGTACGTGATTTTTATCTGACAAAAGCAATAGGGCAGTTTAGCAAAACAAGCTGGAGGAGATACACACAATGAGTAGAGTtacattataaaatgttttctttcttgtcatttaaacaatatattaacaaTATAAAACTCAGAAGCAGCCACTGCTAGTAATAAACACTCTATTTCTACAGCCTACTGTATGTGCAGGTTGTTTCAACATTACGCACTAGTGCAGAAAGAAATTCTAGCCTTTTCATATCTGTACAAAACTTCTTCCGTTGCCAGGTTGTGTGTATTCAAAAGGAAAATCCAGGACACAACTATAAACAAGAAACTACTTGGGACAGTGACCTACAAATGTGTTGAAAACAATACCAGCAGCCATGCCTTTTTGTGGACGTCCTTGGCAGTGCATTTctgcatcaaaataaaaaataaaatcatttgtCTTCACTGGATTGTCTCTTACAGGATTCAGTGGAGGTTTTAGTCGTTGGACGGGTGTAGTAGTGTTGCCTGCGCAGCGAGGGTACAGCTTTAAAGCATAAGGGCCCTTGAGATAGAGCCAGATGACGTGTAAGGGTTCAGGTACTGACGAGCCTGTTCTGTCATGATCAGCTGGTCCTCTGTCTTTCCATAAACTACTGCTTCCCACTCCCTCACCTGCAGAGAAGGCAACCAATGATTACCAATGGTTGCCAAAGTAGCTTCCACTTGAGAATTCTTTTTGCAAAAGATCACCTCATCAgtggttttatttaaagactACTCTTCACGTACCTGTGCAGAGGCGTGTTTTGGTGCTTTGTGGGAGGCAAGAAGCTTCTTCATCCGGGGGCTAGTAAAGCGATGAGGGTGAACGGGGACTAATGACGGCTCGTCTCGCCCAGAAGTCAAACGACTACACCCCTCTTGCTCAGGGATTGGGCTGCCCAGTGAAGAGCCAGTGAGTAGACTATCATCTGGCACCTGCAATGTGAGGTTCATTAAACTGAGTAgctacactaccggtcaaaagtttggggtcacttagaaatttcctttgcactccattatagacagaataccagctggaatcacttgcattgttttttttaaccagggcagcagttttgagattactttgtgtgcttacataattacaaagggttctccaatgtaatcttagtcagttttttaaaatgatatcaaattagtaaacagaatgtgcctatGGAACATTGgctgaatggttgctgataatagataatgtagatattgaattaaagatcagccccccactcactTCAGCTGGTATTCGGTCTGTGATAGAGTGGAATGGAAAATTGTNNNNNNNNNNaaacttttgaccggtagtgtaaatCAACAATACAAGAAATGACAATTCTGAACTtaattcatgtaaaaaaaaaaaatagcattcgAAAGTGACATCTACTATTACCAACAATTCTAAATGTTAACATTTAGCAGATAATCAATTATCCAGAAGCTGCCCAAGAATGCGTGTGCAACAACACTACATTCCCAATTCATACACTTACTGTATGCACATACAAACCAGTTTCCCACTACAACCACACCTCACAACTGCCTCTGAGTAGCTCTTTGGGTTTACATGCCCCACTCCTTTACATAGCAATGGTTGTCAATGAGTTAGTTTTCTCATTTAGCTACAGGGTCTGAACCAGTGATTTTAAATTAGTATAGTGACTTACTTGTGCGTTGTTGAGTTGCTCTTGAAAGAGTTGGACGTTAAGGCAGTCTTTTCCCCAGGGGTCCAGCACAAGAGACTTGCGCACCTTTCTAGCTGGACCATCAATCTGAAATCAAAGGGCCAAGATACAAATTACAGTAAATGCTCTAGTTCTATATTAGGGTAGAGCTATTCAATTTTGTTTAAGTACTACAATTGAGCTCAGTAAAAACTTGTAGAGTTTGTGTATATTtaagtatttgtttatttcaaataacAGAGCAGGTTAGTGAATTTCaataattaaagaaaatgtacatgCTACACATACATTGTGTTTCCATGCTCTGTAGTCTGGCTGCACGTATGCTTTGTTAAAGATGTCCGCGCCAGTCTCCTGCTTCAGAACTTCTCGAATGTCTTCTTCTAGAAATGCCAACGGCTGTggctgaaaaacacaaacacatgaatacAACCACAAGATCATACAGCAATaaactgtcaaataaaaatgagaaaaccttatcataaataactaaataataaataaaagtgtgaaAACATACAAAGTAAAATGCGCACAGCGAAATTTGACTTGTTACCTCCATCTTCAATGGCCCATGCATTTTCTCCTGGGCAGCCAAAGCATTTTTGAATGGAGTCGGTGTCCTCGGGGTTGGAATCATGACAGTTTTACGGAATTTGGGGGTCCGCAAACTATAAAGTTGACAGAATATTACACACTGAGTACTCTCCTCTGATTAAAATAAGATTAATTTTGGAAAATCCCCACAAAGCATAGCAGACTTCTGGCTTTCATGCCAGCTGTTGTGAGAAtacttttacatatttatttaccCATCATTCTCTTTCTGGTGTTTCGGTGTGCTTTCTTTGTGGAGCGGCGTGTTGAGGAGACACCTTTGGCCACACATGGGAGTGGAGGTGAGGGAGGGGTTATCCAGATTTAGATGCTCCGCTCCTGATATGTTGCAGAACTgggcaaacagacagaaaaggCACATTAGCCACATGACTAATGCAACATCAGTACCTCAACTCTAGGAGGAAGTAGTCAGTTGAAGTGGAGATTAGGGtgtgagaaaaaagaaaaacagatgtcATTTACTCGTGACGGGGTGAATGGCAGTGACTTTATGGGCGTTTTCTTGGGAGAATTTGAGATATTTTCCAAGAAGGAGGAGCAAGTCCTGTCACACAAAGGAGacgtttcccccctctctcttctcctcctcctcccaatGGATGCCTGGGTGGGTTTGGATGAGTTGATAGGAGTCAGGGAGGTGACGCTGCCCAGACCAAACGAAGAACAATTCTTATTGCGACCCGAGATGGCAGTCGGAGTGTTGACAGTGTAGCCCATTGAATTGTCAATTGTCCTCTCTTGCAGGAGAGTGGTGTAGCCTGCCTGGTTGTGCCTGGGTGGTGTCGCTGTCTCTGACAAGTCGTAACTGGCCACACCGCTCCATGCATCAGGGTCCTGCAGAGCAAAACACATCTACAGGATATCTTTAATACATTCATAACTTTGTTCAATATACATTTTAGTATGACTACGGTATTTGTTCTCTGTTGTGTTCCTTCTGTTACTCACTGAGTCAATGAGCTCCATGGTTTCGGCAAATTCTGGTATGGTCTGCAGGTTAGAGAGCACAGTTCTGGTCTCTACAGCCAAGAACTTGCTGGGGGAGACAGGAAGCTGTGGTGGAGGTCCTTGGGGGATCTCAGGGCCCCTCCAGGGCCTTCTCTCCACCTGCTCCTCTAGGCTGCTGCTACTTGTAGCCAATGTGTCATCTGACACACTGTCGGACCAGTACTGCTCCAAACTCTAAGGGGGCAGGATGAGAGAATACTGGTGTTACATCTCCGGATCCAGCAACAGATTTATGTCTGAACAAATGGTGTGAGATTGGTAGATGTCGACTAAAATTATTCTAAATTTGCATCAGTTTTGAAATGATCTGTGACTAAGAAAAATGTGGACAACATTGAAGAAGGAACTAAATGTGAAAATGGAATAAGGGAGGAACAGAATAGGAAGAGGAGAGAGCTTGGTTCAACTACTGGCTGAGCGTGGGCTAGGGGTGAGGACTAGAGGGGATGAAGGAGCGGGTTCATGTTTGGAACAATGGTaatgggggaggggaggggggggggagagctaTCAAGCACNNNNNNNNNNCAGTCTGAATGAGTAGCGAGATGGGGAAGGTAGTTATACTACTATAGCAACACTAAAGAAAATCAGGATACAGACACGCTTACATGTGTGCCATTCTCTtttccacatgcatacactgCAAAAAGTCCATTTGGTCTAAGGAAGtctttgaatcttttttttttcttaaagcaaGGAAAAGTCCACTGAGGAGATGGGATTTGAGAATTTTCTATAAACAAGTGTCAAGTGTAAGGGGGAGAAAACACCACCTGGTTCAAGAAAATTCCTTATAGTCTCTCTTCATCTCACTTTTGATTTTAAGACTCAgtgtttaatgttaaaatgactttttacaGTGTATGTTGACTACAAACACACGCAGTCTATGCTGGCTAAGTAGGAAAACACACATTCGGAGTGTGTTCTTACACGTGGACCTCTGCACTGCACTTGTTGTTGGACTTCACTCTCTGCTGACATAAGCAGCAGCTCAAGCTCCTTAATTCTTTGCTCTCTGTCAGGATCATCCAGGCAGGATGGCTGAAATAAACAGACGTCAGGGAGGAGAGGTTGAGAGGACAGGAGGAAAAAGGAAGAAGttaagaaaaacagacaaaaacaaacaaacagatttaaCACGTAAATTATTTACGGGAGCATTTGAGATTTTGAATGTTAGATGAAAATAACAGGACATTCAAGTGCTTGATTTGAAGTCCAGAGTTAGAAATCACAAAGATAATTACAGAAAGTCCAGAAAATAAAGAGTGTGACAAGTTTTCCCAATAGCATGCAAAGAAATACACAAAGACTCACCGATATGAAGCCAGAATTCTCGGGAAGACCTTCCATCAAGTGTCTACTGTGAGGACCATGAAGATATCCCCCCATCTAAAATGCAAAGAATCatacttaaattaaaagaaataatgaaGTCAAAACACCTTGTGGTGTGGAGTGTAGAAGAGAAGTGGACCTGGTTGGGTTCCGATATAGGCAGGGGACTGTGATCACAGTGCTGGGGCTCTGTTGGAGATGGAGGGCACGACCTGTGGTGGCGTCTCTTCCCTCCACCGTGAAAGGAGGTGAAACTCTTGCTGCCATCTTGAAGGTACCCCTCATGCTCCACCTTCCTCCTCATGGTGGAGTTCCAATGGTTCTTGATGGAGTTGTCCGTCCTGTTGGAGAGAAGATCAGTTATATTTGAGCGAATTACCTTTTTCATGACTCAAACTGGAAGTGGAGATGTGCAGTGTGTGCACAAGACTATATTACCGTCCAGGAAGAAGCTTGGAGATCTCTGCCCAGCGGTTGCCAAGGCGTTTGTGGGCCTCATAAATGATTTGGTCCTCTTCCTGAGTCCATGAAGACTTCTTCACTTCTGGGTTAAGGTGGTTGTGCCACCGTTCACGGCACTGCTTTCCAATCCTCCCCTGGAGGTGCTTGGCGATCACAGACCAACGCTTGGGGCCATACTTGTGTACCAGGTCAATAACCTGCACAAATGTTACCAAAGGAAAGCTATTTAGTAGgctgtatttatttctttgtggttataaatgtgtgtgtcatatcttttattttattaatggcTCGAGCAGGGATTGGATTCCTTCAAGTTCTACTACAAGCTTGTATAAAGAGGGAAATCACATTGTTCTACTTTTCTCATTGAtagccaacagcagcagcagtgttcAGACTGCAGCAGTGTTCAGAAAGCTTTGACTGTGGCAGGCAGCACAGTTTGTTAGACTGCTTCGTTCAAGGCTGAAAAATGTTATGATGTCATCGTTGGCAGCTAAGGCTGCTATCAATAGGTCTGTATTTCTGTTATGATGCTTTTGGAGATATTGGAGGAATGAGGCGCCATTCTTTACATTCTTGAAGAATCAGCATCCATTTAAGGAATGCATTACTCATCTTAGAGCTGGGGAAGATTTTACAGCTTCACTCTGTACAAAGAAGGGCTGGCTGGGCTCAAAACTAGTGACTGAGAGAGTCTGGGTTTTATTAGGGGCGATGCGGAGCATAGAGTGGAGCATTTActtttgcaaaaaaagaagagagaaacgGAAGCTAAGGCAAAGAAAGTTGTTTTGCAGGAAGTGTGCACAGCTTCGTCAGCCCTATCATTTACTAATTTTGTCATCTGCTTTATATCCAAGCACAGGAAACTCCCAGCTCCTCTTACCTTCTGATCCTCCTCTTTTGTCCAGGGTCCTTTCACCAGCTCTGGGTTGAGCACCTTCTGCCAGCGGTGCTGACACTGGCCATCTGTCCTCCCCTGTGACAGAGCACACCAATACACAGTTACACCTACTCCTGACAGCTGCTTCTGCACCCATGACTTACCATCACTGCTAAAAACATCCTATTGATGCTACGTTAATTATTAAATTACTATAAATGGTTTGGATGGTCATTAAGTGTTAGAATGGAAAGAGATGGCATAGTAAGTTTTGCCTGGATTTTATTACACAATGCAGACACATTACATCCCATACTTACTGGAAAAACGTTAGCTATTAGTTTCCAGGATTCTGTTCCATGCTGCTCTACAAgttttttcagcttttcatcctgagaagggaggaaaaaaagagacctCCTAAGGAACTTCCGTCATCCACAATAACATGCTGTCGACTTTCATCGcagtatttaataaaataacagCAGTGACTAATAAGGTTCCCCTGTGAAGCACACGCTTAAACAAGCTCTTATTTGCAAGAAGATAAAATGCAAATCTCATGCAGGACAAAGTCCCCATTTTACTCATATAACCTACAAAAACCCCTTATGTCCAGACGTCAAATGTGCTTCTGATAAACTTACCTCATCTCGGGACCACTTTACTTTACACAGGCTCTTTTTATCTTTGCTCTTGTCTTTATTCTCTTGGTCTGTGGAGTGTGGCTCTTCATCCTCATCATTgctaaaacacaagacaaatgTGGAAGGGGAGTAAAAGAAGAGCAGATTTTGTTAGAGGAGCCAAAACCTTTCTTTATGAGGTCAATGACTGTATGCAGGAATAGTGATATGAATATAGTATTGGTATTGCATAGAAATAACTAATACTGTTGAGTCACTATTTTTCTATCAGTAcaaaatgtattgaagtgcttaataaaaatgtatccaGATTAGTTATAAAATATATGCTTATGCAAATATAAACATGCAAAGCTCTCTGCTTGTAAATGATATTCTTTGCCACTGGTTCATTGTAAAGGAGTAGTAGAGAAATGTGCAAGAAGATTAACTTTTACGTGTACATAGCCTCAGTTTTGCATAGatttttcaaatacatttttcaagatAAATAGGTTGGGTTCCTTTCTGTAATGCATGCCCAAAGAAGTTTGGAAAAAGATGTGGCCACTGATGACTAATCACTGTAACCACTATAAACATTAAGCATATAATATATGATATGCATACATTAGACTACAGCaagaaattatatatatatatatatatatatatatatatatatttatatacatactgtagaaATAATTGTAAATATTACAAATTGACTAAATGTTAATGAATAGCCTGCTCTGCTTTCATTCTAACAGACTATGCTGATTCAACTAAGCTATAAGGGAATaggaaaacaaataaacagatgattatttaaataaataatgtatgtgGTATATGATGGATTGAATAGAAATGGATTTGTCAGAATAGAAACAACTTGTACTTATACATGACTGGATCCAAGAACATGAACTCCCTCTCCACTGACACAAGAAGTTGGCAGGTAGCACTGTACTTCTGTTATGTGTTCCCATAAAGCTTGCTGCTGGGcaacactttctttgtgttagtgGAGAAGAGATTGATAATAGAGGAGATATTAAGTCATTGGCGCCTGAGAGCGGTGTTACTATGAAGCAGACCTTTCCGATCACGCATGCACTTAACTAAACACAAACGGTCTTGTATCAGATCATGAAAAGTCTTTTTCAGCATGGAAACTTGAACATGGCAATTGGATGTTGGTGTGGCCGAATTCCCTCTCAAGAGCAAAGAGAAGTGGGGAAGTGAGTCTGGACCTATGGCTGAACAGGAAGGAGGGGAGTAACAAGGGGTGGAGGAAAGGGGCGATCCCACATCAACAGGCTCTTTCACCTCCagaggtgtgtgagtgtgtgtgggatggAGAAGGTGGTGTGCTGGGGTGTGGTCAGGGAATGCAAAGCCCTAACGGTCCAGTtgttcaaaaaattaaaaaaaacaggcagaCTTATATAACCTCTTTGCACTTGGAGAATCAGGCCTACAGCTAGTATCAGCTGTAGGCCTCAGTAGCAGTAACACAAATAGACACCAATGTACCAAACATTACACTGTTGGAGTTTTCTGAATTAAGTAATAATTCATCAGTCGTAAACAGTTCATAGGATATTCTAAAATGCAGGATTTGTATTCTACAGGTCAAACCCTGAGCTGTTCtaattgtgagagaaaagagcCACCCGTCTCTCACCAGATAGGAACACAAGGATGGAAAACGTGACAGGGATGAGATACAAACAAGTCAATAGTTAGTTCAAGCTTAATAccgaaaatagtgaaaaaataCTAATCAAAATTTCCCACTGCCTATTGTCACATCTTcatattgcttgttttgtccacccaaaaatacaaagatttattttacaatgaGATCAAAATGAGAATAGCGGCAAATCCTCACATGTGATAAGCTGGAACAAGTTAATTTTTGGCAATTTCCCTGGATAAATGACTAAAATAATTCCTTGATTATCAAACTTGTCGGCAATGTTGATAAACTAATCAATCAATTCACTCATCGTTTTAGCACTAACCGTGTGTTtgtaatatgaataataataataataacacttaATTGCAAATACTGTGGACCTGGCTGtgaatgtaaataatcaatatgCTGCTGCATTGGTCCCTTTAATTTAACAGGCCAGTAACTTATCAAGTCTTATCACAAAACCAACAcatctgtttgttttctcaGGTACTTTTAGGCACTGGGTTTTTGAAACTCTTAGGTACTTTTTcctcattatttattttctcttggcAGAAACAAGGTGCTCCAAGAAGAACAAATGATAGCAAACCGTAATATATATGATGCAgctgtatgtgttttgttttgtcttctgattaacagaaaaacaatatcTTACCAGTTAAGTTTATTGCAAGTTAACTAATCTGACTGACTTGTCCCTTTCAAGTGATTGCTGTTTGACAATGGGCTGCACgcccattattattattagtgtaaCACTATTAAGAAAACAATAGCGCAACCCATGTTTCAAAAATAGGGATTTACAAATTATAATTTTCCTTTTAGCGTGTCGGTTATATTCTACACTATCCATACCTATACCAttaaatatcatatatatatatatatattttaatatatatacacacacacacacacatttattactGATACTCTTCATCAGTTAACGTTATTATTCATAAACCTTTTTGGTGGACTTTGTTACAGTATGACTGTGCAGGTGCACATTCAGTGTACGTTATGCTTTCAAATATGAAACTATCTTCATAATCACACAGCGCTGCATTAGTATTGCTGGCACTGACTCACCTGCGTGGTTTCACGTTGTCCATGACAGTTGGTATGATGATTGAATCTTTCCAAAGATGTGGTTGGCAGCGGTCTTAAATTCCACATTAATATATGTTTATCCATAGAAATCGCTGTAAGTCATCGCTGGCTTCTTCTGAGACGCGGACGCCTTTAGCTAGCAGTATTCGGCTAGCCAGTGAGCTAACTTAATGTACAGTGCATAACATTAAGCTCTCTCTGGAAAAGCATTAACGTTACTCTCTGTCATTAACATCTTTCCAAAGAAAAACGTCACTGTCTTCTTCTGTTACGTATTTCTGGAAAGTCAATATTGCAACATAAAAAGCAAGTAGTACAAGAGGCTAACAAGTTAACGTTACTTGCATTACTCGCTGCTGTCCGTgctgtttctgtctttcttgtCTCTACCAGTGGTCTCTACTTCATTTAGAGTTATGATTTTTGTCCATCCCGCCGATTCTAGCGCCCAGCCCTCTTCGCAGGCGGCCTCGCTCCGGATTGGTTTATAAACTGGGCTGCGAAAAGAGGAATCCGTACTTGAAACTGATAGGGCAGAAATGAGGAGAACTTTGTGTGTAATTGGTTAGAAATGGGAGGAGGGTTGGTTTAATTGGTTGACAATTTGAAGAGGCGGGCTTTAAGTTAGACAACTGCACTGTCACCTTCTGCAGCAGAATGGATCTTTTCATCAAGGCAGTGGTGCGGCTCAAATAGGGGTGCGGGGACTTTCGGGGGCCCTTCAGGGGATTCCCAGCCCCACAATTTTACTGGAAGCAAGCGCGACTAATCCAATCTCTAAATTTGTCCATGTAATCTACAGTGCTGAGAAGTTATTTTGTGTTAATATTTGACAACACATATTCATGCAGATCTCACATGGAATATCGCTTGTGTTTTACCAGATTATGTATATTGTGTAGTGATTATGCCACTTTATGCTGTTTCACAAGGCCAAGGTCTTTGAATTTACCTCATTGTGGTTCCTTGTTAGGGAAATTATGATGATGATTCACAATTGGGTCATATTTGAGAAGATCGAGATCTTGAGATTCATGCAAAAGTTAGACAATATGGACAGCATTCAAACTCTGACATAG is a genomic window of Etheostoma spectabile isolate EspeVRDwgs_2016 chromosome 22, UIUC_Espe_1.0, whole genome shotgun sequence containing:
- the mybl1 gene encoding myb-related protein A isoform X3, with product MDNVKPRSNDEDEEPHSTDQENKDKSKDKKSLCKVKWSRDEDEKLKKLVEQHGTESWKLIANVFPGRTDGQCQHRWQKVLNPELVKGPWTKEEDQKVIDLVHKYGPKRWSVIAKHLQGRIGKQCRERWHNHLNPEVKKSSWTQEEDQIIYEAHKRLGNRWAEISKLLPGRTDNSIKNHWNSTMRRKVEHEGYLQDGSKSFTSFHGGGKRRHHRSCPPSPTEPQHCDHSPLPISEPNQMGGYLHGPHSRHLMEGLPENSGFISSLEQYWSDSVSDDTLATSSSSLEEQVERRPWRGPEIPQGPPPQLPVSPSKFLAVETRTVLSNLQTIPEFAETMELIDSMCFALQDPDAWSGVASYDLSETATPPRHNQAGYTTLLQERTIDNSMGYTVNTPTAISGRNKNCSSFGLGSVTSLTPINSSKPTQASIGRRRRRERGETSPLCDRTCSSFLENISNSPKKTPIKSLPFTPSRFCNISGAEHLNLDNPSLTSTPMCGQRCLLNTPLHKESTPKHQKENDGLRTPKFRKTVMIPTPRTPTPFKNALAAQEKMHGPLKMEPQPLAFLEEDIREVLKQETGADIFNKAYVQPDYRAWKHNIDGPARKVRKSLVLDPWGKDCLNVQLFQEQLNNAQVPDDSLLTGSSLGSPIPEQEGCSRLTSGRDEPSLVPVHPHRFTSPRMKKLLASHKAPKHASAQVREWEAVVYGKTEDQLIMTEQARQYLNPYTSSGSISRALML
- the mybl1 gene encoding myb-related protein A isoform X1 — its product is MDNVKPRSNDEDEEPHSTDQENKDKSKDKKSLCKVKWSRDEDEKLKKLVEQHGTESWKLIANVFPGRTDGQCQHRWQKVLNPELVKGPWTKEEDQKVIDLVHKYGPKRWSVIAKHLQGRIGKQCRERWHNHLNPEVKKSSWTQEEDQIIYEAHKRLGNRWAEISKLLPGRTDNSIKNHWNSTMRRKVEHEGYLQDGSKSFTSFHGGGKRRHHRSCPPSPTEPQHCDHSPLPISEPNQMGGYLHGPHSRHLMEGLPENSGFISPSCLDDPDREQRIKELELLLMSAESEVQQQVQCRGPRSLEQYWSDSVSDDTLATSSSSLEEQVERRPWRGPEIPQGPPPQLPVSPSKFLAVETRTVLSNLQTIPEFAETMELIDSMCFALQDPDAWSGVASYDLSETATPPRHNQAGYTTLLQERTIDNSMGYTVNTPTAISGRNKNCSSFGLGSVTSLTPINSSKPTQASIGRRRRRERGETSPLCDRTCSSFLENISNSPKKTPIKSLPFTPSRFCNISGAEHLNLDNPSLTSTPMCGQRCLLNTPLHKESTPKHQKENDGLRTPKFRKTVMIPTPRTPTPFKNALAAQEKMHGPLKMEPQPLAFLEEDIREVLKQETGADIFNKAYVQPDYRAWKHNIDGPARKVRKSLVLDPWGKDCLNVQLFQEQLNNAQVPDDSLLTGSSLGSPIPEQEGCSRLTSGRDEPSLVPVHPHRFTSPRMKKLLASHKAPKHASAQVREWEAVVYGKTEDQLIMTEQARQYLNPYTSSGSISRALML
- the mybl1 gene encoding myb-related protein A isoform X2, with the protein product MDNVKPRSNDEDEEPHSTDQENKDKSKDKKSLCKVKWSRDEDEKLKKLVEQHGTESWKLIANVFPGRTDGQCQHRWQKVLNPELVKGPWTKEEDQKVIDLVHKYGPKRWSVIAKHLQGRIGKQCRERWHNHLNPEVKKSSWTQEEDQIIYEAHKRLGNRWAEISKLLPGRTDNSIKNHWNSTMRRKVEHEGYLQDGSKSFTSFHGGGKRRHHRSCPPSPTEPQHCDHSPLPISEPNQMGGYLHGPHSRHLMEGLPENSGFISPSCLDDPDREQRIKELELLLMSAESEVQQQVQCRGPRSLEQYWSDSVSDDTLATSSSSLEEQVERRPWRGPEIPQGPPPQLPVSPSKFLAVETRTVLSNLQTIPEFAETMELIDSDPDAWSGVASYDLSETATPPRHNQAGYTTLLQERTIDNSMGYTVNTPTAISGRNKNCSSFGLGSVTSLTPINSSKPTQASIGRRRRRERGETSPLCDRTCSSFLENISNSPKKTPIKSLPFTPSRFCNISGAEHLNLDNPSLTSTPMCGQRCLLNTPLHKESTPKHQKENDGLRTPKFRKTVMIPTPRTPTPFKNALAAQEKMHGPLKMEPQPLAFLEEDIREVLKQETGADIFNKAYVQPDYRAWKHNIDGPARKVRKSLVLDPWGKDCLNVQLFQEQLNNAQVPDDSLLTGSSLGSPIPEQEGCSRLTSGRDEPSLVPVHPHRFTSPRMKKLLASHKAPKHASAQVREWEAVVYGKTEDQLIMTEQARQYLNPYTSSGSISRALML